From Halarcobacter mediterraneus:
AAGTTTTCAATTATATCTGAAACTTTTCTTATGCCATTTACAGCATTTTTTAACCAAGGATATTCTTTTAATTGTTCTTTTGTTGGTTCATATTCTTTTCGTTGATTATCTACTTCTGCAATAGCAGAGTTTATTTTATTTACAGTTTCTTCATCAAGTTTTTGCGCCTTGGGTAAAGTTAATATCTCTTTAAAAGAATTTAATACATTATTTGAAGAATCTACTATCATATGAATCCTTTTTAAACTACTAATAAGAATTGTATTACTTATTTTATTAATAATGGTTTAAGTTATATGCAATTTAATGTTAATATTAAGGGTGCTTCTTAAAATGATACTGATGCAAAAGATATTTGATTTACAATTCATACTAATTTAATATTATATGAGTTTGTTGTAGGTATGTGTGTGGAGATATTTTACGGAAGTATTTAATGTCAAGGCTGTTAAGAATAAATATTTTTTAGGCTATTTTAAAAAAAATTAAAAACTTCTTTATTTTTTGAAGGTGGGTAACGTTTGACTTGAAAAATAGTTGTACCCGCAGGGTCAACTATTTTTCTCCAATAATTTGTTATATACTTTTGTTAAAATTCATAGTCTTTTTCAACTTTTGCGATTCTAACTTTGTATTGTTTGTACCAAATTTCCTTACCCTGTTTTTGAGCTTCTTGATGTTCTAGATTCTTTTTCCAATTTTGGATTGATTTTTCATTTTTCCAATATGAAACTGTAATTCCTAGATCTTCTCTTGCAGATTCAAATCCAAGAAATCCATCTTGCTGAGATACTAATTCAACCATTTTATCGGACATTTTACTATATCCTTTGTCTTCATCAATTTTTATCGATGTAAATATCACTGCATAATATGGTGGTTTTGGTGTATCACTTATATTTGACATTTGTCAATTTCCTTTTAAATGAGCCGATGAATTACCCTCAGGGTAATTTATTAGCTCCCCTGATTTGTTATATTTTCTTTAATTTCATGTGTATTAAAGGAAATGGGTTACCTTCTCCATCAAGTACAGAGCGACCTGATTGAACAAATCCCATTCGCTGATAAAACCCAATTGCATCGAGATTTTGTTCGTTTACATCAACTTTTGATGCGCCAAGATTCTCAATGGCGTATTTAGTTAACTTTCGACCGATTTTTTGACCGATATAATCTGGATCTACAAATAACATTTCAATTTTCGAATCAGCAACACCAATAAATGCCAATATCTTATCGTTAATATCTTTAAAACAACGCAAATCAACAGCATCAAAATACTGTTCTAAAATCAGAAGTTTTAACTCTGCGATTTTTTCCTCTGATAAAAATTTATGTGTTGCTCTAACAGAAGCTTCCCAGACATTGATTAATTCCTGATAATTTTCTTTTGTAACTTTTTGAATATTCATGGTTCCTTCTTTAAATATAACGTTTATCTTGAGAAATAGTTTTGCCCGCTAGGGTAAACTATTTCTCTCCAAGGTTTTGTTAGATTATTTTTTATAAATCATGTATACCTTAAAAAAACTTTTCCCATAATGGTTCAATTCTAGTGCCGATAATAGCTTTGCCAATATTATCTAATCCTCTAACCATTACATATAATCCAGCTAATATCTGCAATCCTTCTTTTGGACCCAAAGTGGAATAATTAAATAATGGAAAGAATACATATAATGACATAATTATACCAGCAAAGAACTCAAATACTCCATATGATAATCTAAAATTTTCTCTAAACCAAAAAAGTATAATTCCTACAATAGGTAATGCTACTAATGTTCCCCAAACTGTTATTGTTGATATGATAATATTTAAATAAAAATAAATTAAATTACCTAATATTGACGCAAAAATTCCAAGGAAAAAACTTATAAATAATTGTTTTTTTTGAGATGATACAATTTTATTTGCAGAATTCTTAACTTCTTCATTAATTGTTTCATTATCAGACTCATCTAAAAATACTTTACCAGTGATAGTTTTTACACCATTCTTTTTTAAAACTTTTGCAAATTTCAAATCATCAGTAACAACAATAGGAACATTAGTTTTTGATTCTTCTAGTGCTATATATAAAGTGTCTATATCACTATCACTTAATTTATAATTAGATTTATCTAATTCTGATATATTTTTTGTGGGATTTTTAGGAGCATGAATAATTTTGATTCCATTATCTATAAAACTTGATACAAATTTGAAAATATCTGGCATTTTAGTTTTGGGGCCAAACATATAAAGTTCATCCATTACAGATTTAGGTATTACCATTTCTCTACTTTCTATTCTAGAAAGAATTTGTGGATATTGAATTAAAATATTTGTATCAATTATATATATCATTTTGTTCCTTAGTAAATATTATTAATATAATAGCTACTATCTATATTCTTTTTGTTATCTAACGCCGCATTCAGCGGCTTGTCCGCTGCAATGCTTTGTTAGGCGATGTGTGACGATAAACTAAAATTGGATGCACTAACACTCTTGGATATCGACAAGTTCTCACCATTGCCTCCATACCGTCAAACCCTCTAAACATACCGCGAAAAGCACTTTCAACACTTTCAAAATCTTCTAGTTCATCTTTTTCAAATTCTTCCAACGGGGAGAAGCTTTCCTCCTCATTCAGTGGTACTGAAGTTACGATTCCAAGTATGGTAAACTCTTCTGTTGGAAAGGACCCGTATGTGAAATGGAATGCAGTTGGGTCATTAATTGTGAAGTTTTCGGAGTCTAAATGCCCAAAGATATGCTCATCGTTTTGATCTTTGAAGGGATAGACTCGAATATTAGTAATATTGGGCAAGAAAGCATCAATCCATGTTCTCATCCCATCCAGTATCCACTGAGGTACAGCATCTACCGCTGTCGATGAGGAAACTAAATTATCTAGTCCTTCTCTTAATTCTTTTGCTTTTTGTTTTGCCTTAGATTTCTTATTCCTATCACCTGTCGTATTTTCAAGCTCTTTTATCTGCTGTTCAATTGCCTGATACTCAGGATTGTCTTTTAATGAATCGGCATGACTCCTATTGATAAGTTTCACGATATCAGGAAAGTCTTTACCAATTTTCTTCATTCTTTCATAGTCTTCAATGACTATTCGCCCTGTGCATTTGATACATAATGCATTTTTCAATGTTGCTCTTAGCTCTGGGTCTTTAAGGGTTTTGTCTCCGTCAAGACCGTCTAAGTCCAAGAGATAACCTGACGACAATAATTCTGCTTCCAATTCTTGCAGCAGTGCATGATGAGGCTTGATTGTTGTTTTGTCTTGATCTTTGTCTTGAGTGGTTCCACCTGCATCATGTTTAAACACTTTGAAATCGTAATTTCTTTTGTTGTCTGAGGTGATACTTTTCTCAGATTGAGTTTCCTTAAGCTCAACAACGCCTCCCGTGAGCTGACTGTACAATGAAATTGCTTTATCTAAATCAACATACAAATAGTCATATAAATTCACAGGACTTCCTTATTTTAATTTTTCGCCTAACGTTTAAAATGAGCCGATGAATTGCCCGCAGGGTAATTTATTGGCTCCGCTGATTTGTTAGGTATTCTTTTAATATTCCACTGGTCCAAAATGTACTCCGTACTCAACAGTATGTAAAACTAATCTATTTATACATTTAACACTTATTTTTGATTCCTTAAGAGGCTTTCCAAATAATGCAAGGTTTTGAATTATTTTACTTTTTTCATACTCATGTAATTGAGGAATTAACCTATGTGACAGACCATACGTTGTTTCAAATGGCATCCCTCCTGAACGAAGTAAACTAAAATATGATGGATAAGCAATTCCATCATATCCATTCTCCTTTGCCAACCTACTAAGGTCTCTTGATATTTCATAAGAGTGTTTACCGGCTAAAAAAAGCATATGTACAGCCATATCCAAACTTTCAAATTCAGTACAATCTTCTTTGAGTATTGCAGTAAGATCAAGAAGTTTTAATGTTCTGGTTGGTTGAAAAGTTGCTACAAAAATTTCGTCCTCTGCACTCACTCGACACTCGTGAATACAAACTTGTAAATCCTGAGAACCATAAAGAATTGAAAAATCAGTAGAATCTAAACGACCATTGCCTGAATATTCTAGTGGAGGGCTATCATATTCAGATTCAACATGAGGTTTTTCGGGGTTAATTCGTATACGATAAAAAAGGTCATCTTTTGAAAAATCAATTGTAGGGTATTCATTTAATACTCTCTCTAATACATTTTTTCGATTTGTTTCACTAATCAATTCTTTGAGTGGTTCGATTTCACCAACCATCCATAATCTTGGACCGTAATGAAAAAAACCTATTTTTAATACTTTTTCAAAAAGATGAATATCGTTCTGAATCCAAGTTGATGAAGCTATACTTGTTTTTTGATGCTGATTAAATTGAACAATTGGAGCCGCTCCATAATCACATCTATAAAGTGTTCCCCAAACAAAGAAACGATGGGCTAATTGAATTAAACGTGCTTCATCAAGCTTCCGTCCTAGTTTACTTCCACAGTTTTCACAAAGGTTGTCATTTTCTACACCCATTTGAAAAGCACTTAACTTTAGACCTTCATCATAAAAACATTCAGAGCATAAAACCACGTATCACCTTTCAATTATTTGTATATACCTAACTATTTATTGAATATACATTATATAAATAAAGTACTTAAATCCACTAATTTATTATATATTTAGTAAAAAAGCTTATTTCACGCATCTTTATAAATAAAGATTACAAAATACAATATTTTTTCTATATATTTTTATTATAAGTTATAATTTTTATGTATATTTTATATCGATATTTGAAACTTTAATATACATAATGTATGTTAAAAGTGAAAAATTTAACTTTAAATAACATTTTATAGTTTAGGAGATATTATGGGCAAAGATATATATTTTATTTCAAAATAAATCAAGGTAGAGAGTTATGAAGAAAGATTGCTTTTATGCAATCTTTCTATTTTTAGTGTAAAAAGTGTCTTTTACCTGAGAAGTATAAAGCCATACCAAACTCATTTGCTGCTTCAATAATCTCATCATCTCTGATACTTCCACCTGGTTCAATCACACATTTTACACCTGCTTCTTGTGCAGCATCAATTGAATCTCTAAATGGAAAGAATGCTTCAGATGCTAGAACTGAACCTGTTACATCTAGTCCTAAGTCTTCTGCTTTTCTAAGTGCTGCTTTAGCTGCATCAACTCTTGAAGTCATACCCATACCAACTGCTACCATTGCCGAGTTTTTCACGTATACAACACAATTTGATTTTGTTAAAGAAGCTACTTTATATGCTATTTCCATATCTTTTACTTCTTGTTCGCTTGCTTCTCTTTTTGATTTTAGTTCTGAGTTTCTTACTTCA
This genomic window contains:
- a CDS encoding PIN domain-containing protein — its product is MIYIIDTNILIQYPQILSRIESREMVIPKSVMDELYMFGPKTKMPDIFKFVSSFIDNGIKIIHAPKNPTKNISELDKSNYKLSDSDIDTLYIALEESKTNVPIVVTDDLKFAKVLKKNGVKTITGKVFLDESDNETINEEVKNSANKIVSSQKKQLFISFFLGIFASILGNLIYFYLNIIISTITVWGTLVALPIVGIILFWFRENFRLSYGVFEFFAGIIMSLYVFFPLFNYSTLGPKEGLQILAGLYVMVRGLDNIGKAIIGTRIEPLWEKFF
- a CDS encoding DUF6414 family protein; protein product: MNLYDYLYVDLDKAISLYSQLTGGVVELKETQSEKSITSDNKRNYDFKVFKHDAGGTTQDKDQDKTTIKPHHALLQELEAELLSSGYLLDLDGLDGDKTLKDPELRATLKNALCIKCTGRIVIEDYERMKKIGKDFPDIVKLINRSHADSLKDNPEYQAIEQQIKELENTTGDRNKKSKAKQKAKELREGLDNLVSSSTAVDAVPQWILDGMRTWIDAFLPNITNIRVYPFKDQNDEHIFGHLDSENFTINDPTAFHFTYGSFPTEEFTILGIVTSVPLNEEESFSPLEEFEKDELEDFESVESAFRGMFRGFDGMEAMVRTCRYPRVLVHPILVYRHTSPNKALQRTSR
- a CDS encoding RES family NAD+ phosphorylase, which encodes MVLCSECFYDEGLKLSAFQMGVENDNLCENCGSKLGRKLDEARLIQLAHRFFVWGTLYRCDYGAAPIVQFNQHQKTSIASSTWIQNDIHLFEKVLKIGFFHYGPRLWMVGEIEPLKELISETNRKNVLERVLNEYPTIDFSKDDLFYRIRINPEKPHVESEYDSPPLEYSGNGRLDSTDFSILYGSQDLQVCIHECRVSAEDEIFVATFQPTRTLKLLDLTAILKEDCTEFESLDMAVHMLFLAGKHSYEISRDLSRLAKENGYDGIAYPSYFSLLRSGGMPFETTYGLSHRLIPQLHEYEKSKIIQNLALFGKPLKESKISVKCINRLVLHTVEYGVHFGPVEY
- a CDS encoding antibiotic biosynthesis monooxygenase family protein, which codes for MSNISDTPKPPYYAVIFTSIKIDEDKGYSKMSDKMVELVSQQDGFLGFESAREDLGITVSYWKNEKSIQNWKKNLEHQEAQKQGKEIWYKQYKVRIAKVEKDYEF
- a CDS encoding GNAT family N-acetyltransferase — its product is MNIQKVTKENYQELINVWEASVRATHKFLSEEKIAELKLLILEQYFDAVDLRCFKDINDKILAFIGVADSKIEMLFVDPDYIGQKIGRKLTKYAIENLGASKVDVNEQNLDAIGFYQRMGFVQSGRSVLDGEGNPFPLIHMKLKKI